TCTCGGGCTCTTCCTGCTGCACCTTGTTGCGCAGGGTACGCAGTAGATCCAACCCGGCCGGTAGTGCGAACTGCACCGCGCCGAGATCTGCAGCGAAGTAGCCACGGCGAATTTTGCCCGATTCCTCCATCGCCTTCAACACGTCATAGATCGCCGAGAAACCTCCGGGCAGATTCTCCGCATGCGCTGTCTCGCGGAAGACGATGCCGTATCGCGCCAGGAGCTGCTGCGCCATGGCATGCGACCACTGCGTCGCTCGCTCCACTGGATCGACAAAGGCAACCGCGTTCAGCGCCCATCGCCCTTGCCCTGTTGGCGGAGTCGTCCGTCGCGATCGGAAACCGGAAGCAGCCTGCTGGTTATGGATGCGGCGCGCCGGCACTCGCGAGGTCGTGGACCGTTCGCTGTAGGCACGCAGCGCGTGCAGTGAATCGTTCGTCACCAGTCCCTTCCAAACCAGCGACCACAATGCATCGAGAAGATCGCCGGGATATCCTCCGCCGGTCCCTTCCAGCAGTTGCGCGAAGAAGGTTGCTCCGCGCTGCTGCAGATATTCAACGACCTGCAGCTCTTTGCCCGTTAGCTCCGGCACGGGCCGCGGCGTCCACAACAGCGGCAGCTTGTCGGCGAGGTAGAGGCCGACACGGCCATCACGCTCCCCTAACGGCTCCAGTCCGACCCAGATCACCTCTCCCGCAGCGATCAGCGTGTCGAGATCGGCAGGCTTGTATGTCGCGATGCGTGCGGGAAGAATCTCTCCCTCCAACAGTGATGCCGGTACAGGAGAGCCCTGTAGATTCTCAACCGCATCCAGCACCGCATCGAGACCGCGGCGCGGTGTGACAACTCCCTGCCAATTCGTGAAGAAGCGCGCCAGTACGCGTTGTTCCACCGGCTCAACTTCTTTACGCAGCTTCGCCAGAGACTTGCGGCGGATGGTGCGCAGTACCTCAACATCGCACCACTCACGATGCGATCCTTCAGGGCGGAAGCCGCCCTCTACGACGCGCCCCACCTGCACCAGACGCTGCAGTGTCGCCTCGACCTGGGGAGCCGGCAGAGCAAACCGCCGTGCAGCTTCCGCAGTCGTGAAGGGTCCATGCGTGCGGGCATAGCGGCGGACCAGATCTGTCAGCGCATCCTGCGTCTTTTCTAAGAATGCCGCCGGAAGTCCCGGCGGTAGCGGGATACCGAGCGCATCGCGATACCGCGCAGCATCCTCCACCGCGATGAGGCGCTTGTCGCCGGCGATGCTGATCTCCAGCACGCGCCGCGATTTCTTCAGCCGGTCCACCGTCAGCGCGATCTCGGGCGAGACCACACGCTCCAGCAGTTCCGATGGCCGCAGATCACCAAGCCGCAGCAGCAGATCATGCACACCGTCTGCGTTGCGTGCACGATATCCTTCGGCGCGGAGCTGAAGCTGTTCTTCGGTCTCTGCGATGGCCGCCGCGTCCAGAAGTTCGCGCAGATCGGCATCGCCCATCAGCTCACGAAGCTGTTCCTGGTCGATCGACAGCGCCTGTGCACGGCGCTCGGCCAGCGGAGCATCGCCGTCGTAGATGTAGTTCGCCACATAGCTGAAGAGCAGCGCCGAGGCAAAGGGCGAAGGCGTGCGCGAATCAACCGTATGCACGCGCAGATCGCGGCGTGCGATGAGTGCGAGGATCTCCCGCAACGCGGGCAGATCGAAGACATCGCGCAGGCATTCGCGGTATGCCTCCAGCAACATGGGAAACTCCGCATAGCGCGATGCCACCGCCAGCAGGTCGTAAGCGCGTTTCCTCTGCTGCCACAGCGGAGCCCGTCCGTCGGCACGACGGCGAGGCAACAGCAGCGCCCGCGCCGCAGCCTCGCGGAACTTTGCCGCAAACAACGCTGTTGCTCCGAGCTGACGCATCACCAGTTGCACTGCTTCGTCCGGCTCCGGCAGAAGCTGCTCCACGACAGGAGGCTCATCAGTCTCTGGAAAGCGCAGGACAAAACCATCCTCAGACCACATCGTCTCCACATCGCCGCCGTTTGCCGCCTTCACGCGCGCCGTGGCCGCCATGGCCCAAGGCGCGTGGACGCGCGATCCGAATGGAGTGAGCACACAGACGCGCCAGTCACCCAGCTCATCCCGCACGCGTTCGATGACGAGGTTACGATCGTCCGGAACAATACGTGTCGCTATCTCCTGATCCGCGAGATAACGCAGTACGTTCTCCGCCGCCATGGGATCGAGATCATGCTCCCGCGTCAGCTTTGTCACCGCAGCCGGCCGTGGCATATCGCGGAGTTCACGAACAAGCTGACCGATCCTGCGGCCGAACTCCAGCGGACGCCCTGCTCCATCGCCGTGCCAGAAGGGCATCTTGCCTGGCTCTCCCGGGGCTGGAGAAACCAGCACTCGGTCATGCGTAATCTCATCGATTCGCCACGTCGATGCTCCCAGCACAAACGTGTCGCCGGTGCGCGACTCGAAGACCATCTCTTCATCCAGCTCACCAACGCGGACCGGTTTTGCCCGCTCACCGGAGAGGAAGACACCATAGAGGCCGCGGTCCGGAATGGTGCCTGCATTGAGGATCGCGATGCGCTTTACGCCCTCGCGCGGCAGCAACCAGTTGGCGGTGCGGTCCCAGGTCACGCGCGGACGCAGCTCGGCGAATTCGTCCGAAGGATAGCGGCCGGCCAGCATATCGAGTACGCCATCGAAGCTGGTACGCGAGAGCCCGGCAAAGTTCGCACATCCTCGCACCAGATCGAAAAGCGCGTCATACCCAATGCCGGGCGACTCCTCGCGGCGGCGCGTACGCCACCCTTCGGCAGTCTCGGCATCCATCGGCGGCTGCGACACAACAGCAACGATCTGCTGCGCCAGCACGTCCAGCGGATTACGCAGGAAACGCGTTGCCTCCACATGGCCTTCATGCATGGCACGCGTCACTGCCGCACATGCAACCAGGTCTGCCCTGTACTTGGGAAAGATTACGCCCGATGACGGAGCGCCCACCGTATGCCCGGCACGTCCGATGCGCTGCAGGCCGCTGGCGACCGAGGGCGGAGCCTCGATCTGGATCACAAGGTCCACGGCGCCCATATCGATGCCAAGCTCGAGCGATGAGGTGGCGACCAGAGCCTTCAGCCGGCCCTCCTTCAACATCTCCTCAATCTCAGAACGTTGTGACGCAGCCAGACTGCCGTGATGGGCACGCGCGATCTGCTCTCCTGCAAGATCATTGATCGCGCCCGCGAGGCGCTCGGCGATACGCCGTGCATTGACGAAGAGAATGGTGGACTCGTGCTGACGGATGATCTCCAACAGCCGCGGATGGATAGACTGCCAGATGCTGGTGCGCTTCGGTCCCTGCGATGCAGGGCCGCTGGGAAGGTCTTCCACCTCGCCTAGACGGGCCATATCTTCGACCGGCACCTCGACGCGGAGCTCCAGGCGCTTGCGGGCTCCGGCGTTGACGATCGTTACCGGCCGGAAGCGTATGCCGGCCGCGGCCTCATCGGGCTCTTCTCCGCCTGGCTGCGATTGCGCCTCTTCCACCGGCGGGCGACTCTCTGCTCCCCCCAGGAACCGCGCCACTTCCTCCAACGGCCGTTGTGTCGCACTGAGGCCAATACGCTGCAGCCGACGTCCGCAGAGAGCCTCCAAGCGCTCAAGCGACATCGCCATGTGCGCGCCACGCTTGGTGGGAACGAGAGCATGGATCTCATCGATGATGACGGTCTCGACGGACCGCAGCGCCTCTCCCGCCTCACTCGTGAGCAGCAGGTAAAGAGACTCCGGAGTCGTGATCAGAATGTCGCCGGGGTGGCGGCGAAAGCGCGCCCGCTCCAATTGGCTGGTATCGCCGGTACGCACGGAGATAACGGGCTCGTAGAACTCCGTCTCCATCTGCCGCGCCTGGTTGGCAATGCCTGCCAGCGGTGAGCGCAGATTGCGTTCGACATCCACCGCCAGCGCCTTCAGGGGCGACAGATACAGAACCGTCACACCCTGCCCTTGCTTTTCGGGAGGCGTCTGCAGCATGAGCCGGTCCAGACACCAGAGGAATGCGGTCAACGTTTTACCGGTACCGGTCGGCGCCAGAATCAGTGTGGAGTCGCCGCGTGCAATGGCCGGCCAGCCCTCCACCTGCGGCGGCGTCGGCGCCTCAAAGACGGCGCGGAACCACGCTGCCGTGACCGGGTGAAAGAGCTCCAGCACATCGGCTGCGGGGGTGGCGGGGCTGGAGGCGTCTTTCGTCGTGCGGGCCATGCGTTGCGTCTATTAGATGCTGCTCTGAGGCTTATGGCGAGTGCTGGTTACACCCACCATCAAACCCAGCCGTTGCCTTTGGTATGATCGTTTTCCACGATGACGACAGCTCCGAAACCGCACGCCTCCGGCCTGGACCATGAACTGATTGAGCAACTCCACACGCTCGCCCAGCGCGTCGCGCGGAACTCTTATTCCCCGTACTCGAAGTTCAAGGTGGGAGCGGCGGTGCTTCTCTCTGACGGCTCCATTCATGTGGGTTGCAATGTAGAAAACGCGTCGTACCGGCTAACCTGCTGCGCCGAGCAAAGCGCCATCTCCTCGGCGGTGTCGCACAAGGGACCAGAGATCAAGATCCGCGCCGTCTCTGTCACTAACCTGAACGGTGCGGCCAGCATGCCCTGCGGCGCCTGCCGCCAGACTCTGTTGGAGTTCGGCGACACCGAGACCTGGATCTTCTTCCCCGGTCTTGATGGAGTGGCCGCCTCAGCGCCGTTATCCGCCCTGATTCCCTTCGGCTTCAAACTCGCCCACGACTAGCCGCCGGTGAGCCGGTATGCTGTCCTGATGCACGCGAAGGACCTGCAGCACCATGTCTGAACATCTTCATCCCATTGACATCATCCTTGCCAAGCGCGACGGCAAGGAATTGAGCGGCGAACAGATCGAAAACTTCATCGCCGACGTTGTATCCGGTGACGTCACCGACGCCCGGCTCGCCGCCTTTCTGATGGCAGTCTTTCAGCGCGGTCTCACCCGCACCGAGCTTGCCTATCTGACCAGCGCCATGCGTTTTTCCGGCGAGGTCTTCGACGCCGCCATCTCGCGCGGGACCAATGTCGATAAGCACTCCACCGGCGGTATCGGTGACAAGACATCGCTGCTGCTGGCGCCCATTGCGGCCGCCGCGGGCCTGTGTGTCCCGATGATCTCGGGCCGCTCGCTGGGACACTCCGGTGGGACCCTGGACAAGCTTGAGACCATTCCCGGCTACAACACGCAGCTCACCATGGAACAGTTCGGTGAGGTCATCCGCAAGGCCGGCTGCTCCATCATCGGGCAGACCGAACGCCTGGTCCCCGCCGACCGCATCCTCTACGCCATGCGCGACCACACCGGCACGGTGGAATCGCCCTATCTGATCTGCGCCAGCATCATGAGCAAGAAGCTCGCTGCCGGCCTCAATGCGTTGGTGCTGGACGTAAAGACCGGCTCCGGCGCCTTCATGAAGAAGGTCGAGGACGCGGAGTTTCTGGCCAGCCTTCTGGTCTCGACCGGTGAGCTCGCCGGCACAAAGACCGGTGCTCTGCTCACGACCGTCGATCAGCCATTGGGCCGTTTCAGCGGCAACTGGATTGAGGTGTGGGAGTGCGTGGACATCATGAAAGGTATTCGCCACCCCTTTAGCGAAGACCTCATCGAGTTGACGATTGGCCTCGCCGGACAGATGCTCTTCCTCGGCGGGAAGGCAGGTTCCGCGGAAGAGGGCGAACGCCTCAGCAAGGAACTGCTGGAGAACGGCAAGGCTTGGGAGCACTGGGTACTGATGGTAGAAGCCCATGGTGGCGATGTCCGCGTCTTCGAGAATCCAGCAGCCTTCCACAAGCCAGCCGCCACCCGCACCCTGACAGCAAAGCGTAGCGGCTACCTGGCATCGATGAATTGCACGCAGGTCGGCTGGGCGATCCAGCGTCTGGGCGCCGGACGCGAACGGCCAGGTGACCCGGTCAGCGCCGATGCCGGCCTGACGATGCACGCCAAACTCGGTGACTACCTGAAGGAAGGCGATCCACTAGTGACCATCTTCGCGGCCAGCACTTCGAAGATCGATGGTCCAGCTGAGATGCTGATCGAGACCATGGAGATCAGCGACGAGAAGCCGCAGGTGCGTCCGCTCATTCTGAAACCAATTACCGCGGCTGATGTGAAGTAGCACTGGTGTAGCGGCGCGGAGGCCGTTACACTCCGTGTACACCGTTCACCCCCTGGAGTCATGATTTGGGTCGATTTACCGGATTGCTTGGCCTGGTGACGCTGCTTGGCGTCGCGTACGTTCTGTCCACCAACCGCAAAGCGATTCGCTGGCGCACCGTGGGCTGGGGCCTGGGGCTGCAACTGCTCTTCGCCTTTCTGGTCATCAAGTGGACGGTTGGACAACAGATCCTGGCCAAGTGCTCTTACTTCATCACCAGCTTCCTGGGCCACTCGGTCGATGGATCCTCGATGGTCTTTGGTCCGCTGGGCGATCCTAAGAGCCCGCTCAGCATCTTTGCCTTCGCGGTGTTGCCGACCATCATCTTCGTCTCCGCCTTCTTCGCTGTGCTCTATCACCTGGGCGTCATGCAGTGGGTCATCCGTGGCATGGCGTGGGTGATGCAGCGGACGATGGCAACCTCCGGCGCGGAGAGCACGAACGTTGCCGCCAGCATCTTCATGGGCCAGACCGAAGCGCCGCTGACCATTCGCCCGTTTCTGAATGGAGCGACGCGGTCAGAGCTGATGACCATCATGACCTCGGGCATGGCCCACGTCTCCGGCGGCATTATGGCTGCGTATATCTCCTTCGGTATCCATGCGAAGGACCTGCTCTCGGCAGTCATCATGACTGCGCCCGGCACCATCCTGCTCTCGAAGATGCTGGTGCCGGAGACCGAAGTTCCCGCTACCGCCGGTACCGTTCACATGCCTCCGCAGGATGGGGAGCACTCCAAAGAGAACCTGATCGGCGCTATCGCGCGCGGCACCATCGAT
This genomic window from Terriglobus albidus contains:
- a CDS encoding DEAD/DEAH box helicase, with the translated sequence MARTTKDASSPATPAADVLELFHPVTAAWFRAVFEAPTPPQVEGWPAIARGDSTLILAPTGTGKTLTAFLWCLDRLMLQTPPEKQGQGVTVLYLSPLKALAVDVERNLRSPLAGIANQARQMETEFYEPVISVRTGDTSQLERARFRRHPGDILITTPESLYLLLTSEAGEALRSVETVIIDEIHALVPTKRGAHMAMSLERLEALCGRRLQRIGLSATQRPLEEVARFLGGAESRPPVEEAQSQPGGEEPDEAAAGIRFRPVTIVNAGARKRLELRVEVPVEDMARLGEVEDLPSGPASQGPKRTSIWQSIHPRLLEIIRQHESTILFVNARRIAERLAGAINDLAGEQIARAHHGSLAASQRSEIEEMLKEGRLKALVATSSLELGIDMGAVDLVIQIEAPPSVASGLQRIGRAGHTVGAPSSGVIFPKYRADLVACAAVTRAMHEGHVEATRFLRNPLDVLAQQIVAVVSQPPMDAETAEGWRTRRREESPGIGYDALFDLVRGCANFAGLSRTSFDGVLDMLAGRYPSDEFAELRPRVTWDRTANWLLPREGVKRIAILNAGTIPDRGLYGVFLSGERAKPVRVGELDEEMVFESRTGDTFVLGASTWRIDEITHDRVLVSPAPGEPGKMPFWHGDGAGRPLEFGRRIGQLVRELRDMPRPAAVTKLTREHDLDPMAAENVLRYLADQEIATRIVPDDRNLVIERVRDELGDWRVCVLTPFGSRVHAPWAMAATARVKAANGGDVETMWSEDGFVLRFPETDEPPVVEQLLPEPDEAVQLVMRQLGATALFAAKFREAAARALLLPRRRADGRAPLWQQRKRAYDLLAVASRYAEFPMLLEAYRECLRDVFDLPALREILALIARRDLRVHTVDSRTPSPFASALLFSYVANYIYDGDAPLAERRAQALSIDQEQLRELMGDADLRELLDAAAIAETEEQLQLRAEGYRARNADGVHDLLLRLGDLRPSELLERVVSPEIALTVDRLKKSRRVLEISIAGDKRLIAVEDAARYRDALGIPLPPGLPAAFLEKTQDALTDLVRRYARTHGPFTTAEAARRFALPAPQVEATLQRLVQVGRVVEGGFRPEGSHREWCDVEVLRTIRRKSLAKLRKEVEPVEQRVLARFFTNWQGVVTPRRGLDAVLDAVENLQGSPVPASLLEGEILPARIATYKPADLDTLIAAGEVIWVGLEPLGERDGRVGLYLADKLPLLWTPRPVPELTGKELQVVEYLQQRGATFFAQLLEGTGGGYPGDLLDALWSLVWKGLVTNDSLHALRAYSERSTTSRVPARRIHNQQAASGFRSRRTTPPTGQGRWALNAVAFVDPVERATQWSHAMAQQLLARYGIVFRETAHAENLPGGFSAIYDVLKAMEESGKIRRGYFAADLGAVQFALPAGLDLLRTLRNKVQQEEPEMLLLAATDPANPYGSLLRWPAAPDAASTLTRSVGGRVVLCDGALAAYLRRGNPNVQVFLPEEEPARTQMARSLAQFFAAVVGRKEEGDEHRSRAGMLIATVNGVPVAESSIAKALLEAGFVAAPMGFNLRKQLAPVQQFT
- the cdd gene encoding cytidine deaminase, with translation MTTAPKPHASGLDHELIEQLHTLAQRVARNSYSPYSKFKVGAAVLLSDGSIHVGCNVENASYRLTCCAEQSAISSAVSHKGPEIKIRAVSVTNLNGAASMPCGACRQTLLEFGDTETWIFFPGLDGVAASAPLSALIPFGFKLAHD
- a CDS encoding thymidine phosphorylase codes for the protein MSEHLHPIDIILAKRDGKELSGEQIENFIADVVSGDVTDARLAAFLMAVFQRGLTRTELAYLTSAMRFSGEVFDAAISRGTNVDKHSTGGIGDKTSLLLAPIAAAAGLCVPMISGRSLGHSGGTLDKLETIPGYNTQLTMEQFGEVIRKAGCSIIGQTERLVPADRILYAMRDHTGTVESPYLICASIMSKKLAAGLNALVLDVKTGSGAFMKKVEDAEFLASLLVSTGELAGTKTGALLTTVDQPLGRFSGNWIEVWECVDIMKGIRHPFSEDLIELTIGLAGQMLFLGGKAGSAEEGERLSKELLENGKAWEHWVLMVEAHGGDVRVFENPAAFHKPAATRTLTAKRSGYLASMNCTQVGWAIQRLGAGRERPGDPVSADAGLTMHAKLGDYLKEGDPLVTIFAASTSKIDGPAEMLIETMEISDEKPQVRPLILKPITAADVK
- a CDS encoding NupC/NupG family nucleoside CNT transporter: MGRFTGLLGLVTLLGVAYVLSTNRKAIRWRTVGWGLGLQLLFAFLVIKWTVGQQILAKCSYFITSFLGHSVDGSSMVFGPLGDPKSPLSIFAFAVLPTIIFVSAFFAVLYHLGVMQWVIRGMAWVMQRTMATSGAESTNVAASIFMGQTEAPLTIRPFLNGATRSELMTIMTSGMAHVSGGIMAAYISFGIHAKDLLSAVIMTAPGTILLSKMLVPETEVPATAGTVHMPPQDGEHSKENLIGAIARGTIDGGQLAFNVAIMLISFLALVGLANGIMGGIAKHIPFPPSLNSVLGFLCAPVAWLIGIPWHEARTVGNLLGTRAILNEFIAYKNLGDLANAHGISARSLSIATFALCGFANLGSIGMQIGGIGALAPSRRNDLARLGLRAMLAGTMANLVSASIVSMLIS